GAAGTAAAATACAGATTGTTGGAGATGATCTTTTTGTTACAAACACTAAACGACTTAAGATGGGCATTGAGAAAGGAATAGCAAACTCAATCCTGATAAAACTCAATCAAATCGGTACATTGACAGAAACACTGGATGCGATAGAAATGGCAAAAAGGGCAGGATATACTGCGGTAGTATCCCACCGCTCCGGCGAAACAGCGGATACAACAATTGCAGACGTTGTGGTAGGAACCAATGCAGGGCAGATTAAATCCGGCTCTTTGTGCAGAACAGACAGAATCGCAAAGTATAATCAGTTGCTCAGAATAGAAGAAGAACTTGGTGATACTGCAATTTACAAAGGCAAAGGCGTTTTCTATAACCTCTGCTAATGCATAATAAAAAACAGAATGCTTCAAAAAACAACCTAAAGAAGATATTACTGATTGTAATAGTTATCCTGTTTGTATGCCTGGCTATATATGCTTTTACCCCTTGTATAATAGAGCAAAGAAAACTGAATAAACAGATTGCAAATCTTGAAAATGAGATTGAAAGAGTCCGAGAATCCAATAAGAAACTTGCTAAAGAGATATTCGCTTTAAAGAACGACCCGTTGTACATAGAAAAACTCGCCCGTAAGGAATTAGGATTGATAAGGTCTGGTGAGGTAATATACAAGCTTAAGCCA
This DNA window, taken from bacterium, encodes the following:
- a CDS encoding septum formation initiator family protein — protein: MHNKKQNASKNNLKKILLIVIVILFVCLAIYAFTPCIIEQRKLNKQIANLENEIERVRESNKKLAKEIFALKNDPLYIEKLARKELGLIRSGEVIYKLKPDKE